Part of the Rhizobium sp. WYJ-E13 genome is shown below.
CGCCTGGAATTCGCCGGAATTGCGGTCGGCAAGCGCCTGAGCCGTGATACCTTCTGCGCGTGCCGTTTGCTGCATCTTTTGGCCGTGTTCGTCCGTCCCCGTCAGGAAAAAGACATCCTTGCCATCGAGGCGCTGGTAGCGCGCCATGGCGTCGGTCGCGATCAACTCATAGGCATGGCCGATATGCGGCTTGCCGTTGGGATAGGAAATCGCGGTCGTGATGTAGAAGGGGGTCTTGTCTGTCATGGCGGCCAATTCCGGCTTACTCTATAAAAATCGTCAGCCGCTATTAGCGCATGTCTCGCACAAGCGAAACATCAAGTTTCGCAGCCGCCGACGATTTCAAAGACGCGTGGCGGTGAACTTGACTCGCGTTCTGGCGCAATCTACCCCTTCTCCCACAAGAGGGCGGGACGGAAGCAAAGTGCGATTTTTCATCGATCGAAATAGTCATGGCCGTGCGCCCTCGGAGGCGCGCATTTGACGTTCGAGCCTCTCTATTCCCTGTCCGGTCTCGTGGTGGGAGCGCTGGTCGGCATCACCGGCGTCGGCGGCGGATCGCTGATGACGCCCCTGCTCGTGCTCCTCTTCGGCGTCCATCCGGCGACGGCCGTCGGAACCGATCTTCTCTATGCTGCCATTACCAAGACCGCCGGCACGGCCGTCCACGGCATGCATGGGCGCGTCAACTGGAAGATCGTCGGCAGTCTTGCAGCCGGCAGCGTTCCTGCTGCACTTCTGATGCTCTGGCTGATGGCCGGCGTCGACCGCAAGAGCATCGGCGTGACCAGCACCATCACAACGGCGCTCGGCTGGCTTCTGGTCATGACCGCGATCATGCTTGTTTTCCGCAGCCAGATTCTCGGATTCGCCCGCCGCGCCATCGGCGATCGCATGCCGCCCAAGCCGGCAACAATCGCAGTCTTTACCATTGTTCTGGGCTTTGTGCTCGGCGTGCTCGTCACCCTGACCTCCGTCGGCGCCGGCGCCCTCGGCGTCACGATCCTGCTCATCCTCTATCCGCGGCTCGATGTGCGTGAGATCGTCGGTTCCGACATCGTCCATGCGGTGCCACTGACGCTGATCGGCGGCACGGGTTACTGGATCATCGGAGAGATCGACTGGGCGATGCTGCTTGCCCTGCTTGCGGGCTCCATTCCCGGCATCATCGCCGGCAGCCTTCTTGCGCCGAAACTGCACGAGCGCACCATCCGTATCGTGCTGGCCGTCACGCTTGCGATCGTCGCCTGGAAGTTGCTGGCCGGCTGACCAGAGCAATTCCAACAAGAGTGTGCAGCGGCTTTGGGTTCAGAATTGCATAAAAATAAAGAGGCAGAACGTCCTTGGTGCGTCCGAATGGACACACGACGCTCTACGCGCGGGGCTGCTTGATGTCGGAAAGAACTTCCATGATCGTCTGCTTGCGATCGAGATTATAGGCGTCGGAGACGGTCAGCTTCTCGGTGATTTCGGAATAGAGCCGCGCCAGGCGTTCGGCCGCCGCGATCCGTCCCTCGCCTGCTGCAATGCGCGCGCGGTTCATCACATCATCACCCACATGGCTCACGAAGAAATCGAAGATCGTGTCGCTTTCCTTGCCCGAAAGCGCATCCGCAAGTCGGTGCATGGCCTTGCGCGCCGCAGGCCCTTCGGAGGACAGAACCGCGTTATAGGCTTCGATAATATCCCCGCCGCCATAGTTCAGCAATTTCAGCGCCTCGCCGACGCTGCCCTTGGCGGCGGAAAGCAGGGCCTGTCCCTCCCCCTGCCCCACACTCTGAATCCCGAGATGGGCAAGTGCTGATACCAGCGCTTGATCGTCGAGCGTAGCAAGCTTCAGAGGCAGGCAGCGCGAGCGGATTGTCGGCAGCAGCTTTCCCGGCGCATGCGACAGAACGAGAAACATCGCTCGCTTCGGCGGCTCTTCGAGGATCTTCAGGATGGCGTTTGCGGCGTTGCGGTTCATGTCGTCGGCGGGGTCGATGATGACGATACGCCAGTTGCCGGTGCCCGAGGTCTGCGAGAAGAACTTGCCGGCCCGGCGCACCTCGTCGACGGTGATCGCCGATTTCACTTTCCCGCTCTTCTCGTCGACCGGCCGCGACAGATGCAGGAGATTGTGCGACGCGCCCGCGGTAATCTGCCGGCTGACAGCTGAGTTGAGATCCGGATCGCCAATCCGCAGCGGGGCGCTCGCCGGATCGGGATGCGACAGCACGTGGTTGG
Proteins encoded:
- a CDS encoding sulfite exporter TauE/SafE family protein — its product is MTFEPLYSLSGLVVGALVGITGVGGGSLMTPLLVLLFGVHPATAVGTDLLYAAITKTAGTAVHGMHGRVNWKIVGSLAAGSVPAALLMLWLMAGVDRKSIGVTSTITTALGWLLVMTAIMLVFRSQILGFARRAIGDRMPPKPATIAVFTIVLGFVLGVLVTLTSVGAGALGVTILLILYPRLDVREIVGSDIVHAVPLTLIGGTGYWIIGEIDWAMLLALLAGSIPGIIAGSLLAPKLHERTIRIVLAVTLAIVAWKLLAG
- a CDS encoding DNA polymerase III subunit delta', whose product is MSEDRPGLLDGAIWPAENTKLFGHEEAEDFLAQFYRSGKGHHAILIEGPEGIGKATLAFRFANHVLSHPDPASAPLRIGDPDLNSAVSRQITAGASHNLLHLSRPVDEKSGKVKSAITVDEVRRAGKFFSQTSGTGNWRIVIIDPADDMNRNAANAILKILEEPPKRAMFLVLSHAPGKLLPTIRSRCLPLKLATLDDQALVSALAHLGIQSVGQGEGQALLSAAKGSVGEALKLLNYGGGDIIEAYNAVLSSEGPAARKAMHRLADALSGKESDTIFDFFVSHVGDDVMNRARIAAGEGRIAAAERLARLYSEITEKLTVSDAYNLDRKQTIMEVLSDIKQPRA